In Polaribacter sp. Hel_I_88, the following proteins share a genomic window:
- a CDS encoding TIGR01777 family oxidoreductase has translation MAKILITGGTGLVGSRLTKLLKDKNHEVAILTRSADAENEYQWDLQKKTIDKKAFKNTDYIIHLAGAGIADERWTNERKKVIIDSRVESANLLFETIKKENINLKGFISASGSGYYGAVTTDKIFTEKDKVGNDFLGEVCEKWENAAHQFESLEIPVTILRTGIVLSEKGGALDKMRLPVISPLGSGKQYMPWIHIDDLCAMYIQAIEGNLKGVFNAVGPKHHTSTTFSKALAKSINRPYIGICVPSFMLKLLFGDMSKILLEGSRISSKKIEKNGYSFQFETLKKALNNL, from the coding sequence ATGGCAAAAATTTTAATTACAGGAGGTACAGGTTTAGTAGGCAGTAGACTTACAAAATTGTTAAAGGATAAGAACCATGAAGTAGCAATACTTACAAGAAGTGCTGATGCTGAAAATGAATATCAATGGGATCTTCAGAAAAAAACTATTGATAAAAAAGCTTTTAAAAATACAGATTACATCATTCATTTGGCTGGAGCAGGAATTGCTGATGAACGTTGGACAAACGAAAGAAAAAAAGTAATAATTGATAGTAGAGTTGAAAGTGCAAATCTGCTTTTTGAAACTATCAAAAAAGAGAACATCAACTTAAAAGGATTTATTTCAGCTTCTGGAAGTGGTTATTATGGAGCAGTTACAACCGATAAAATTTTCACTGAAAAAGACAAAGTTGGCAACGATTTTTTAGGTGAAGTTTGCGAAAAATGGGAAAATGCTGCCCATCAATTTGAAAGTTTAGAAATTCCTGTTACTATTTTAAGAACTGGAATTGTGTTATCTGAAAAAGGTGGTGCTTTAGACAAAATGAGATTGCCAGTAATATCGCCTTTAGGTTCTGGAAAGCAATATATGCCATGGATTCATATTGATGATCTATGTGCAATGTATATTCAAGCTATTGAAGGTAATTTAAAGGGTGTATTTAATGCTGTTGGACCAAAACATCACACAAGTACAACGTTTTCTAAAGCATTAGCAAAAAGCATCAACAGACCTTATATTGGCATTTGTGTTCCTAGTTTTATGTTGAAATTATTATTTGGTGACATGTCTAAAATTCTTTTAGAGGGCAGTAGAATTTCATCAAAAAAAATAGAAAAAAACGGGTATTCTTTTCAGTTTGAAACGCTCAAAAAAGCTTTAAATAATTTATAA
- a CDS encoding amidohydrolase: MKNFTLKKVVLFVLLFTICTLQSQKLSKNKQALVQSIEKHQNALIEISDKIWQAAETAFEETESSKILSDYAEKQGFTIERGVAEMPTAFVATYGSGKPVISVLGEFDALPGLSQNPVPTKSPITEGNPGHGCGHNLFGAGSLGAAVAIKELIEQGKIKGTVKFFGTPSEEKFFGKIWMVNAGLWDDVDVNISWHPAPVTEADVQSSLALVDFKVEFFGQAAHAAADPWNGRSASDALELYTAGINYYREHVKPTVRMHYHIQDGGQVVNVVPDYSRLWVRVRDSKRSGMLPVYEQVKKMAEGAAILANVEYKVSLISGIYEVLVNRTGGAIMQKNLELLGPIKYTDDEITFGKKIQEVTGKKQLGMDSNINPLRTTLKNSGGGSTDVGDVSWNVANINLRVTTAPIDTPWHSWAVVACGGMSIGHKGMLYSSKAMSMTMLDLFENPELVAKVKAEYKERKGDEVYKAIIPEGPPPIPTKE; the protein is encoded by the coding sequence ATGAAAAACTTCACCTTAAAAAAAGTAGTACTATTTGTTTTACTTTTTACAATTTGTACTTTACAAAGTCAAAAACTTTCAAAAAATAAACAAGCATTAGTACAATCCATAGAAAAGCATCAAAATGCTTTGATCGAAATTAGTGATAAAATCTGGCAAGCTGCAGAAACAGCTTTCGAAGAAACTGAATCTTCAAAAATATTATCAGACTACGCAGAAAAACAAGGTTTTACCATAGAAAGAGGCGTTGCAGAAATGCCAACTGCTTTTGTAGCAACTTATGGTTCTGGGAAACCTGTTATAAGTGTGTTAGGCGAATTTGATGCTTTACCTGGTTTATCTCAAAATCCAGTACCAACAAAATCACCAATTACAGAAGGAAATCCAGGTCATGGATGTGGACATAATTTATTTGGAGCAGGCAGTTTGGGTGCTGCTGTTGCCATAAAAGAGTTAATTGAGCAAGGCAAAATAAAAGGAACTGTAAAGTTTTTTGGAACTCCTTCTGAAGAAAAGTTTTTCGGAAAAATCTGGATGGTAAATGCTGGCCTTTGGGATGATGTAGATGTAAATATCAGCTGGCATCCTGCACCAGTTACAGAGGCAGATGTGCAAAGTTCTTTGGCTTTAGTAGATTTTAAAGTAGAGTTTTTTGGGCAAGCTGCACACGCTGCTGCAGATCCTTGGAATGGAAGGTCTGCTTCTGATGCTTTAGAACTTTATACAGCAGGAATCAATTATTACAGAGAACACGTAAAACCAACTGTTAGAATGCATTATCATATTCAAGATGGTGGACAAGTAGTAAATGTTGTTCCAGATTATTCCCGACTTTGGGTAAGAGTTAGAGATTCTAAACGTTCTGGAATGTTGCCAGTTTATGAACAAGTAAAGAAAATGGCAGAAGGTGCTGCAATTCTAGCAAATGTAGAGTACAAAGTATCGTTAATTTCTGGTATTTACGAAGTTTTAGTAAATAGAACTGGGGGAGCAATCATGCAAAAAAATCTAGAGTTATTAGGTCCCATAAAATATACAGATGATGAAATTACTTTCGGAAAAAAAATTCAAGAAGTAACAGGTAAAAAACAATTAGGAATGGATTCTAACATCAATCCTTTAAGAACAACCTTAAAAAATTCTGGTGGAGGAAGTACGGATGTTGGTGATGTAAGTTGGAATGTTGCCAACATCAATTTAAGAGTAACAACTGCTCCTATTGATACACCTTGGCATTCGTGGGCTGTTGTAGCTTGTGGAGGAATGAGCATTGGTCATAAAGGAATGCTATATTCTAGCAAAGCAATGTCTATGACTATGTTAGATTTGTTCGAAAATCCGGAGTTGGTTGCCAAAGTAAAAGCAGAATATAAAGAACGTAAAGGAGATGAAGTATATAAGGCAATTATTCCTGAAGGACCACCTCCAATTCCTACTAAAGAATAG
- the scpA gene encoding methylmalonyl-CoA mutase: protein MSRKDVSKIKLKSSEFRVQSLESDEQLKTHNSKLITRKHEDFVAGIAPNLRGPYSTMYVRRPWTIRQYAGFSTAEESNAFYRRNLEAGQKGLSVAFDLATHRGYDSDHPRVQGDVGKAGVAIDSVEDMKVLFDQIPLDKMSVSMTMNGAVLPILAFYIVAAEEQGVAPELLSGTIQNDILKEFMVRNTYIYPPAPSMKIIADIFEYTSKHMPKYNSISISGYHMQEAGATAEIELAYTLADGLEYIKKGIETGMDIDAFAPRLSFFWAIGMDHFTEVAKLRAARMLWAKIVKQFNPKNQKSLALRTHCQTSGWSLTEQDPFNNVARTTIEAMAAVFGGTQSLHTNALDEAIALPTDFSARIARNTQIFLQEETHITKTVDPWAGSYHVEKLTEEIANKAWELIEEVEDLGGMTKAIEKGIPKLRIEEAAAKKQAKIDSGQDVIVGVNKYKLKQEDPLHILEVDNEAVRKSQIERLHQLKAERNTAEVEKCLVNLTNAAKSGKENLLDLAVKAAKNRATLGEISDALEVIFGRHKAVTKTISGVYSKEIKDDKLFKKASKLADKFAELEGRRPRIMIAKLGQDGHDRGAKVVATGYADLGFDVDIGPLFQTPEEATKQAVENDAHILGISSLAAGHKTLVPQVIAELKKHGREDIMVIVGGVIPAQDYQFLFDAGAVGIFGPGTKIAQAAIDLITILIDSVVE, encoded by the coding sequence ATGAGTAGAAAAGATGTTTCCAAAATCAAGTTAAAAAGTTCAGAGTTCAGAGTTCAGAGTTTGGAGTCTGATGAGCAACTCAAAACCCATAACTCAAAACTCATAACTAGAAAGCACGAAGATTTCGTTGCAGGAATTGCCCCAAATTTAAGAGGTCCATACTCTACAATGTATGTTCGCAGACCTTGGACAATAAGACAATATGCAGGTTTTTCTACTGCAGAAGAAAGCAATGCTTTTTACAGGAGAAATTTAGAAGCTGGCCAAAAAGGCTTGTCTGTTGCTTTTGATTTAGCCACTCACAGAGGGTATGATTCTGATCATCCACGTGTGCAAGGAGATGTTGGTAAAGCTGGAGTTGCCATAGATTCTGTTGAAGATATGAAGGTTTTGTTCGATCAAATTCCTTTGGATAAAATGTCGGTTTCTATGACTATGAATGGTGCTGTTTTGCCCATTTTAGCGTTTTATATTGTTGCTGCAGAAGAACAAGGAGTTGCTCCTGAATTGTTATCTGGAACTATTCAGAATGATATTTTAAAAGAGTTTATGGTACGAAATACGTACATCTATCCTCCTGCTCCATCTATGAAAATTATTGCTGATATTTTTGAATATACCAGCAAACATATGCCAAAATACAATTCGATTTCTATTTCTGGGTATCACATGCAAGAAGCTGGAGCCACAGCAGAAATTGAACTAGCATATACCTTAGCTGATGGTTTAGAATATATTAAAAAAGGAATTGAAACAGGAATGGATATTGATGCTTTTGCACCAAGACTATCGTTTTTCTGGGCTATTGGAATGGATCATTTTACAGAAGTTGCCAAATTAAGAGCAGCAAGAATGTTGTGGGCCAAAATTGTGAAGCAATTCAATCCTAAAAATCAAAAATCGTTAGCTTTAAGAACACATTGCCAAACAAGTGGTTGGTCTTTAACAGAACAAGATCCTTTTAATAATGTTGCTAGAACAACTATTGAAGCCATGGCTGCCGTTTTTGGAGGTACACAAAGTTTACACACAAATGCGTTAGATGAAGCCATTGCTTTGCCCACAGATTTTTCTGCTAGAATTGCCAGAAACACACAAATATTTTTACAAGAAGAAACCCACATTACCAAAACAGTTGATCCTTGGGCTGGAAGTTATCATGTTGAAAAATTAACAGAAGAAATTGCCAACAAAGCTTGGGAGTTAATCGAAGAAGTTGAAGATTTAGGTGGAATGACCAAAGCTATTGAAAAGGGAATTCCGAAATTACGAATTGAAGAAGCCGCTGCAAAAAAACAGGCTAAAATTGATAGTGGACAAGATGTAATTGTTGGTGTTAATAAATACAAACTAAAACAAGAAGACCCTTTACATATTTTAGAAGTTGATAATGAAGCTGTAAGAAAATCTCAAATTGAGCGTTTACATCAACTAAAAGCAGAAAGAAATACTGCAGAAGTTGAAAAATGTTTAGTAAATTTAACCAATGCTGCAAAATCTGGTAAAGAAAATTTATTAGATTTAGCAGTAAAAGCTGCAAAAAACAGAGCGACTTTAGGTGAAATTTCTGATGCTTTAGAAGTTATTTTTGGAAGACATAAAGCTGTGACTAAAACCATATCTGGTGTGTATAGTAAGGAGATAAAAGACGATAAATTATTTAAAAAAGCTTCTAAATTAGCAGATAAATTTGCTGAATTGGAAGGAAGACGTCCAAGAATTATGATTGCCAAATTAGGGCAAGATGGTCATGATAGAGGTGCAAAGGTTGTAGCCACTGGCTATGCAGATTTAGGTTTTGATGTAGATATTGGTCCTCTTTTTCAAACACCAGAAGAAGCGACCAAGCAAGCTGTAGAAAATGATGCCCATATTTTAGGAATTTCTTCTTTAGCTGCTGGCCATAAAACGTTAGTGCCTCAGGTAATTGCAGAACTCAAAAAACACGGAAGAGAAGATATTATGGTGATTGTTGGTGGGGTAATTCCTGCTCAAGATTATCAATTTTTATTCGATGCTGGTGCTGTTGGTATCTTTGGCCCTGGAACAAAAATTGCGCAAGCTGCTATTGATTTAATTACGATTTTAATTGATAGTGTTGTGGAGTAG
- a CDS encoding methylmalonyl-CoA mutase subunit beta — translation MSNFLFEDFEPITPATWKQKIQVDLKGADYNETLLWQTDEGITVRPFYTKEDRTNTKINIPKKGYNICQTIFVDDEKIANSLALNALKRGANTIQFKASKPFDPKTLIKGFPGKTLLYFKFTFLDSDFQTKLAEFCDSENTFIQTDIIGNLAEVGNWFINLKEDHQQLEKIVEVSNNCISVSGDLYQNAGANISQQLAYTLAHANEYLNHFGKEVASKIHFNFAVGSNYFFEIAKLRAFRILWESLLNEYDVKNGEAHIFTQPSLRNKTIYDYNVNMLRTTSECMSAILGSSNTISNVSYDEIYHKSNEFGERISRNQLLILQQESYLKEAQNFADGAYYIETITNQLAEKALAIFQQIEKAGGFLQQLKAGVIQRKISEAALKEEESFNHNKIVLLGTNMQINKADKMKQDLELYPFVKQRNIKTLITPIVRKRLSESIEKQRLDNE, via the coding sequence ATGAGCAACTTTTTATTTGAAGATTTTGAACCCATAACACCTGCAACTTGGAAACAAAAAATTCAAGTAGATTTAAAAGGTGCAGATTATAACGAAACCTTACTTTGGCAAACAGATGAAGGAATTACGGTAAGACCTTTTTACACCAAAGAAGATAGGACAAATACAAAAATAAACATCCCAAAAAAAGGCTATAATATTTGTCAAACTATTTTTGTTGATGATGAAAAAATAGCAAATTCTTTGGCTCTTAACGCCTTAAAAAGAGGTGCAAATACAATTCAATTTAAAGCATCAAAACCATTTGATCCTAAAACTTTAATAAAAGGATTTCCAGGTAAAACTTTATTATATTTCAAATTCACTTTTTTAGATTCAGATTTTCAAACCAAACTTGCTGAATTTTGTGATTCAGAAAACACCTTTATTCAGACTGATATTATTGGGAATTTGGCTGAAGTTGGTAATTGGTTTATAAACCTAAAAGAAGATCATCAACAATTAGAAAAGATTGTTGAAGTTTCTAACAATTGCATTTCTGTTTCTGGAGATTTATATCAAAATGCAGGTGCAAATATTAGTCAACAATTGGCATATACATTAGCACATGCTAACGAATATTTGAACCATTTTGGAAAAGAAGTAGCTTCTAAAATCCATTTTAATTTTGCTGTTGGTAGCAATTACTTTTTTGAAATTGCCAAATTAAGAGCTTTCCGAATTTTATGGGAATCGCTTTTAAATGAATATGATGTAAAAAATGGGGAGGCACATATTTTTACACAACCAAGTTTACGCAACAAAACTATTTATGATTATAATGTAAATATGTTGCGAACTACTTCTGAGTGTATGAGTGCAATTTTAGGCAGTTCAAACACCATTTCTAATGTTTCTTATGATGAAATTTATCATAAGTCAAATGAATTTGGCGAACGAATTTCAAGGAATCAACTCTTAATTTTACAACAAGAAAGTTACTTAAAAGAAGCGCAAAATTTTGCTGATGGTGCTTATTATATTGAAACAATTACCAATCAATTAGCAGAAAAAGCATTGGCTATTTTTCAACAAATAGAGAAAGCTGGCGGGTTTTTACAGCAATTAAAAGCAGGAGTCATCCAAAGAAAAATTAGTGAAGCTGCATTAAAAGAAGAAGAAAGCTTTAATCATAACAAAATTGTTTTATTAGGAACCAACATGCAGATTAACAAAGCTGACAAAATGAAGCAAGATTTGGAATTGTATCCTTTTGTAAAACAAAGAAATATAAAAACATTAATAACTCCAATTGTAAGAAAACGACTTTCTGAATCAATTGAAAAACAACGTTTAGACAATGAGTAG
- a CDS encoding septum formation initiator family protein: protein MSFFQRLKSNSLFKILTNIFVIILIPFIIWMLFFDENSYLIHRKFNSEIEDLESTISFYEDKISKDKETIKKLQDSLELERFAREQYLMKKENEDIYIIEFDTIKK from the coding sequence ATGAGTTTTTTTCAACGTTTAAAAAGTAATTCCTTATTTAAAATTCTTACAAATATTTTTGTAATTATTTTAATTCCTTTTATTATTTGGATGCTCTTTTTTGATGAAAATTCTTATTTAATTCATCGAAAATTTAATTCAGAAATAGAGGATTTAGAAAGCACCATTTCTTTTTACGAAGATAAAATTTCGAAAGACAAAGAAACCATCAAAAAATTGCAAGATTCTTTAGAATTAGAACGTTTTGCGAGAGAACAATATTTGATGAAAAAAGAGAACGAAGATATTTATATTATTGAATTTGATACCATAAAAAAATAA
- the udk gene encoding uridine kinase — translation MLIIGIAGGTGSGKTTVVNQIVKQLPTDEVCVISQDSYYKETHNLSYEERTKINFDHPRAIDFELLIKHLKDLKKGKTIKQPVYSFVTHNRTEDFLKTHPRKVIIVEGILIFNNEELRDLFDIKIFVHAETDERLIRRVRRDITERGRDIDEVLNRYQNTLKPMHLQFIEPTKNFADIIIPNDRFNTVAIDVVRSVINERL, via the coding sequence ATGCTTATTATAGGAATTGCAGGTGGAACTGGAAGTGGTAAAACAACTGTTGTAAATCAAATTGTTAAACAATTACCAACAGATGAAGTTTGTGTAATTTCTCAAGATTCTTACTACAAAGAAACCCATAATCTTTCTTACGAAGAACGTACAAAAATAAATTTCGATCATCCAAGAGCTATCGATTTTGAGTTGCTCATTAAGCATTTAAAAGATTTAAAGAAAGGAAAAACAATTAAGCAACCCGTTTATTCTTTTGTTACTCATAACAGAACAGAAGATTTTTTAAAAACTCATCCTAGAAAAGTAATAATTGTTGAAGGAATTCTTATCTTTAACAATGAGGAATTACGTGATTTATTCGATATAAAAATCTTTGTACACGCAGAAACTGATGAGCGTTTAATTAGGAGAGTTCGAAGAGATATTACAGAAAGAGGCAGAGATATTGATGAAGTTTTAAACCGTTATCAAAACACTTTAAAACCAATGCACTTGCAGTTTATAGAACCCACAAAAAACTTTGCTGACATTATAATTCCTAATGATAGATTTAACACTGTTGCCATTGATGTGGTAAGAAGTGTGATAAATGAGCGCTTATAA
- a CDS encoding AarF/ABC1/UbiB kinase family protein gives MKKASKIPITKIQRATKLVTTGAKVGVNYLKYYGNKITETEETAREKLNKDNAEDIYDSLKDLKGSPLKVAQMLSMEKSILPRAYVEKFSLAQFSVPPLSEALVLKTFKKSFGKFPSEIYDEFDVKAYNAASIGQVHKAKKDGKELAVKIQYPGVSDSIKSDLAMLKPFVIRMFNMKGKTSDEYFFEVQDKLLEETDYFLEVKQSQEIVDACSHIPNLAFPRYYTELSSKQIITMDWMKGIHLSEFTNTNTDQEKANAVGQALWDFYMFQIHNLKKVHADPHPGNFLISEKGELIALDFGCMKIIPLDFYNPYFVLARQETLDDEKLFVEKMFELDILRKEDPKEEYEFFKSMFHEMLSIFTQPFHKEEFDFSDAVFFGKIAEFGERYSKNTELRSYNASRGSKHFIYMNRTFFGLYNLMFDLKAKGIKINNFINL, from the coding sequence ATGAAAAAAGCAAGCAAAATTCCGATTACGAAAATTCAGAGAGCCACAAAACTAGTTACAACTGGTGCAAAAGTTGGCGTGAATTATTTAAAATATTATGGTAATAAAATTACTGAAACCGAAGAAACTGCAAGAGAAAAATTAAACAAAGACAATGCAGAAGACATTTATGACAGCTTAAAAGACTTAAAAGGAAGTCCGTTAAAAGTGGCGCAAATGTTAAGTATGGAAAAAAGTATTTTACCAAGGGCGTATGTAGAAAAATTTTCTTTGGCACAATTTTCTGTTCCACCACTTTCTGAAGCGTTGGTTTTAAAAACATTCAAAAAAAGTTTTGGAAAATTTCCATCAGAAATTTATGATGAATTTGATGTAAAAGCCTACAATGCTGCAAGTATTGGGCAGGTTCATAAGGCTAAGAAAGATGGCAAAGAATTGGCGGTTAAAATTCAATATCCAGGAGTTTCAGATAGTATAAAGTCTGATTTAGCCATGTTAAAACCTTTTGTAATTAGAATGTTTAACATGAAAGGCAAAACTTCTGACGAATACTTTTTTGAAGTTCAAGATAAACTACTAGAAGAAACAGATTACTTTTTAGAAGTAAAGCAAAGCCAAGAAATTGTAGACGCTTGTAGCCACATTCCTAACTTAGCTTTTCCAAGATATTACACAGAATTATCATCCAAGCAAATTATTACGATGGATTGGATGAAGGGAATTCATTTATCAGAATTTACGAACACAAATACTGATCAAGAAAAAGCGAATGCAGTTGGGCAAGCTTTATGGGATTTTTATATGTTCCAGATTCATAACTTGAAAAAAGTGCATGCAGATCCACATCCAGGAAACTTTTTAATTTCTGAAAAAGGTGAGTTAATTGCATTAGACTTTGGTTGTATGAAAATTATTCCTTTAGATTTTTACAACCCGTATTTTGTATTAGCAAGACAAGAAACTTTAGATGATGAAAAACTTTTTGTGGAGAAAATGTTCGAATTAGATATTCTTAGAAAAGAAGATCCAAAAGAAGAGTATGAGTTTTTTAAATCGATGTTTCATGAAATGTTATCAATTTTTACACAACCTTTTCATAAAGAGGAATTCGATTTTTCTGATGCAGTTTTCTTTGGAAAAATAGCCGAATTTGGTGAGCGATATTCTAAAAACACAGAACTGCGTTCTTACAACGCAAGTAGAGGATCTAAACACTTTATTTATATGAACAGAACGTTTTTTGGTTTGTATAATTTAATGTTCGATTTAAAAGCGAAAGGAATCAAGATTAATAATTTCATCAATTTGTAA
- a CDS encoding TetR family transcriptional regulator C-terminal domain-containing protein, with translation MKKKKNSSKLDILTLYMDLVSEHKMKPDDVSDFCEQVNLDEDNFYKHFKSLKKVEKTIFNELFKNSLEVLNESEEFVSFDGKNKLLSLYFTFFENLTLNRAYVEVVLKGCKNQLKSYKTLSSLKKSFIDFVDSLALSESILPIDGLEKIQSGFINYSAWAQMLITIKFWLEDESESFEKTDIFIEKSISTSFELIENKFLKNVFDLGKFVYKERFQKNTD, from the coding sequence ATGAAAAAAAAGAAAAATAGCTCCAAACTAGACATCCTAACTTTATACATGGATTTGGTTTCTGAACACAAAATGAAGCCTGATGATGTTAGTGATTTTTGCGAACAAGTAAATTTAGATGAAGACAATTTTTACAAACATTTTAAGTCTTTAAAAAAGGTTGAAAAAACTATTTTTAACGAACTTTTTAAAAATTCTTTAGAGGTTTTAAATGAAAGCGAAGAGTTTGTTTCTTTTGATGGAAAAAACAAACTATTAAGTCTTTATTTTACGTTTTTCGAAAACTTAACTTTGAATAGAGCATATGTAGAAGTGGTTTTAAAAGGATGCAAAAATCAACTAAAATCATACAAAACTTTATCGAGCTTAAAAAAGAGTTTTATAGATTTTGTAGATAGTTTAGCATTGTCTGAAAGTATTTTACCAATTGATGGTTTAGAGAAAATACAATCAGGTTTTATCAACTATTCTGCATGGGCTCAAATGCTCATCACTATTAAATTTTGGTTAGAAGATGAATCTGAATCTTTTGAAAAAACAGATATTTTTATAGAAAAATCAATCAGTACCAGTTTCGAATTAATAGAAAACAAATTCCTAAAAAACGTTTTTGATTTAGGGAAATTTGTTTACAAAGAAAGATTTCAAAAAAATACGGATTAA
- a CDS encoding bacterial transcriptional activator domain-containing protein — MSDFLQQINELNAFYNNAAIRIETLGNFVVWRNQQKIENKEWGRDKTIQLLQYLVSNRQRNAVHKEKIMDGLWEDWNDRDFKVALHGINKALEPERPSRTEPEFISRQGVSYQIDLEKVWIDVEALENYIVIGNEAFTNDKAIAKTAYKKAIELYKGTYLPNRIYEDWTSEEREKTQLLILGAYITLAEILVDENPLESIRLAQKALAIDSTWEDAYRIQMKAYIIKGNRPQAIKTYMKCEDILEEEYGISPLPETKKLLKEIEAIS, encoded by the coding sequence ATGTCAGATTTTCTTCAACAAATTAACGAACTCAATGCCTTTTATAACAATGCAGCCATTCGTATTGAAACATTAGGGAATTTTGTGGTTTGGAGAAATCAGCAAAAAATAGAGAATAAAGAATGGGGAAGAGATAAAACCATTCAGTTGCTACAGTATTTGGTTTCTAACAGGCAAAGAAATGCGGTTCATAAAGAAAAAATTATGGACGGACTTTGGGAAGATTGGAACGATCGCGATTTTAAAGTGGCTTTGCATGGCATCAACAAAGCTTTAGAACCTGAAAGACCTTCCAGAACTGAACCTGAATTTATTAGTAGACAAGGTGTGAGTTATCAAATTGATTTAGAAAAGGTTTGGATTGATGTAGAAGCTCTTGAAAATTATATCGTAATTGGCAATGAAGCTTTTACAAATGATAAAGCTATCGCAAAAACTGCCTACAAAAAAGCAATTGAATTGTATAAAGGCACTTATTTGCCCAATAGAATTTACGAAGATTGGACATCCGAAGAAAGAGAAAAAACACAATTATTAATTTTAGGAGCTTACATTACTCTAGCTGAAATTTTGGTTGATGAAAATCCGTTAGAGAGTATTCGTTTAGCGCAAAAAGCATTAGCAATAGATTCCACTTGGGAAGATGCCTACAGAATTCAGATGAAAGCTTACATTATAAAAGGTAACAGACCACAAGCCATTAAAACCTATATGAAATGTGAGGATATTCTTGAGGAAGAATATGGAATTTCGCCTTTGCCTGAAACTAAAAAGTTGTTGAAGGAGATTGAAGCGATTTCTTGA
- a CDS encoding putative toxin-antitoxin system toxin component, PIN family — protein MKSKKIILDTNLWISFLISKKFSQLGTLIDDKKIILIFSNELLEEFVDVVSRPKFKKYFSKKDIEKILEYFDKFGELVKVKSDIKICRDEKDNFLLNLSVDSIADFLITGDNDLLILKTIQNTKILTFTEFINLTE, from the coding sequence ATGAAAAGTAAAAAGATAATTCTTGATACAAATCTTTGGATTAGCTTTCTGATTTCTAAAAAATTTAGTCAACTAGGTACACTTATAGATGACAAAAAAATAATACTGATTTTCTCAAATGAATTATTAGAAGAGTTTGTTGATGTTGTAAGCAGACCAAAATTTAAAAAGTACTTTTCAAAAAAAGATATTGAAAAAATTCTTGAATATTTTGACAAATTTGGAGAATTGGTAAAAGTCAAATCTGATATTAAGATTTGTAGAGATGAAAAAGATAACTTTTTATTAAATCTATCAGTTGATTCAATAGCAGATTTTTTAATTACTGGAGATAATGACTTATTAATCTTAAAGACAATTCAAAATACAAAAATTTTAACCTTTACTGAATTTATCAATCTAACTGAATAA